The window AACGCTTCCTCCTGTTTCAAGTCATCCCAAGTTGCACACACAGCCCTATGGACTACACAATTGCCCATTTGTCCACATTGTTCAGCTTACAGCAACTATAGGTTCAACAGACATGATATCAGTCTTTCCTGACTGGCAGTTGAAGGTTGAAAAGAGGCCATGGGAGATCTGCAATTTCTGGCAGTCATCCCTTGCAGGCCAGGCTGCTCTGAAGGATGGAGCACTGCAAGAAGAAAGTCCTTGCTCTCTTGGGCCAGGGCTTCTCCGGCAGATGTTGAAAAATGCCTTCAGCTCTGCCCTGAAGTTCTCATTGAGCCAGCAGTAAATAAAAGGGTTGTAACAAGTGCTGCTCATGGCAAGCCAGTGAAAAGCAAAGTACAAGCCATTGTTGGTGTGGATGACTTGGCTGGAGAGAAGAATGACGTAGCAGTTCAGAGGGAACCAGCACACTGCAAAGATGACCACCACCAACATCAGCATCATAAtggtcattctcttcttcctCTGAAGGGCAAAGTGCTGCTCCACTGTCATGTCCCCGATGGCATTGCGGAACCAGAGTTTCTTGGCAACAGACATGTAGGTGACAGAGATGATGAGAAGGGGCAGGACATAGAGCAGAACGAAGGTTGTCAGGTCCAAATACTCCCAGAATAGATCCGCCGGCTCAGGGAAATCAGGGAGACACAAGCATCGGGTGACATCTTCACTGGAAATCAAGAACAGGAGCAAAAACAGTGAATTCTGAAAATCAGGGAGCATGCAAACATAAGATGGTATATCTGAAAATTATTCCAAAGGTCCTGTCATATTTGGATTGGCCCCACCCATGGGGAAGACTATGCTGTTTATCATACAGTCTACATCcaaggggctatagctcagtggtagagcatctgctttgcatgcaaaaggtcccaagttcaatccttggttTGAAAGACCtgtttgaaactctggagagctgctggcagcgTAAACAAGGCTGGCCTgccctagatggaccaacagtcaaGATAGCTTCCAATGTTTCATTACACAGCCCCAGTAAATCTATTCTACCTTATCCTCCCTTTACAttgatgggccttcttgggagTGCATATGAATGCCCTCACTTCGGAACTATTAGCTGATAGTTACAGCAAAATTCTAATTGAACAGAAATATTGCCCTGGTAACTCAGATGAAGTCAAGTTTGCTGCGCATGTGCTCCTGTGGCATGTCTTTTACATAGATCTTAGGTGAAAACTAATTGAACTTGTTTTACAAAACTTGCCAGGACAATCGGATGAATTTCGTGTTAACTATTTGCTAATAGACACTAATTCGTCAATTACACACACAGTTACAAAATTCTGCTGTTCTGCAATACAAGTGCGACATACTTGCTCGCTAATGGTTAGAACCAATATACAGATGTTATTAATACAGATGTGTTCAATTGAAGACTGGCTTCCAATATTATACAGTAGTATAAAGGTTCCTGAGGCACTTCTGCACAGCCCACTCTAAgcctaatttaaaaacaattttaaaacgaGGATTCTAGACCTTACGTCTTCTGAAACAGGCTTGAAAATGTAGCAGTAAAGTAGAGTTGCCAATCCTCCAGAATTGGCCTAAATtctccaggaactggcatcaaTCTTCAGGTAAC of the Hemicordylus capensis ecotype Gifberg chromosome 3, rHemCap1.1.pri, whole genome shotgun sequence genome contains:
- the GPR83 gene encoding G-protein coupled receptor 83; this encodes MPVPGEFRPILEDWQLYFTATFSSLFQKTEDVTRCLCLPDFPEPADLFWEYLDLTTFVLLYVLPLLIISVTYMSVAKKLWFRNAIGDMTVEQHFALQRKKRMTIMMLMLVVVIFAVCWFPLNCYVILLSSQVIHTNNGLYFAFHWLAMSSTCYNPFIYCWLNENFRAELKAFFNICRRSPGPREQGLSSCSAPSFRAAWPARDDCQKLQISHGLFSTFNCQSGKTDIMSVEPIVAVS